The genomic DNA CCATTAAATCAACCCTTTTATAAAGAAAACCTGAGGCCCACTGGAGCTGGCATCTGTGCGAgtgatcttgttttattttactgcaGTACCACAAGATCGGTTTTAGAATACGCATGTCAAGTATTTCACTCCAGTCTTCCGTACTATTTATCCGAGGAGCTGGAACGTATTCAGAAGCGCGCCTTGCGCATTATCTTTCCTTATGCAAGCTACAACAGCGCGCTCAAAGAGGCAGGCATCCCCTCTCTTTATGACAGGCGAGCGTCTCTATCGTCTGATCTTTTCAACGACATTGTTCTTGACATTAATCACAAGCTCGCAGGTCTGCTCCCACCTAAAGCTGAGCACCATAGGCAGCTGCGCAGCAATAGAAAGTTTTACGTGCCAATGTGTAAGACTGATCGtcttaaaaaatcttttatttttagtcaTAGCCTAAGtatgtaaatgaatttgtttaagtaTGTATATTTTCCTAACACAAGGTTATCCTATCTGAAATGTTCTTATTAGATTGTACATTTCTATTATTATGgttttttaaatccattttaattATAACTTGTATATTATACACATAATTCAGTCTTCGGACTGCgaggtgtttcttttttaataaacgaTTTATCTCACTGATTACGTAAAACCGTGGTTTAGGTTAGACCTCGTATAAATAACCGGCTCATCATATTTCTGTTGCTTTTCTTTAGTCAAGATACCGATGGCAACGACAAGGACAACAAGATAGAGTTTATGGTTCCCGTAACATTTGAAGCGGATTTGGAAGTGAAGGGGTATGTGGACACAGCAAAACAATCAGCACACTACCTGCAATGACTGACAAAATGTTTAGTCCGCTCTCGTTTATTTCTCCCTCTCTCAAATTCAATGTTGCTTCTTGTTGTTGTTCACAAAATGATCACCCTCAGGCAGCATCGTTTTTttgaggaggggggggggaagagactTTCAAGTAGCTTATTGGACATGAAGTTTACATTATTTCtgtttgttattttgaatttgagGGGGGTGGAAGCTACTTTTGCCACTTATTGgaggaaaaaatctaaaaaaaaattgcgaaacCGTGTCATCCAAAAGATATAAATATCAGCTccaagtaatttttgttttacaccTAAAATATTTTCGCCTTTCAGAGTTTGATCGTAATTCATGCAATACACCTTAGTTGATATTCTTCACTCTTGTCGATACCTTCATGTGTGAAAAtttattgatactgtaaggagaaatttgattttggTCACTactgagagtgaaagggttacatACAGAAAGTTGATAAACATGGGACAAGGAAAAACTTTGGGTTTCCCAGGAGGATGCAAGGCTTGTTTGCGGTGTAAAACGGTCATCAGTTACGTCGCAAGGAATGAACccgccctcccccccccccctccacggGGGGAGGGATATATCGCGGGACGACTATAGGCgaggaaaacaaactaaaatttatGAGATGAGGAAAGAGATCTTTTTTGATATTATAATTTTAtgtacatatttatttatttttattttattaatgtaCTTGTTTGTTTATGTATTTCTTGTATCATTTCAAGGTCAACTAAACAAGATCAAGTGGTATATACAGGACCTGTGAAAGACGACATAAACAATTTGGAGTCGATTGGGCCAGAAGTGATCACAACGCTGACGGTACTTaggttttatttttccttcttctttaaCGCTTTCCTATTGAGTGTCGTAGGAACCGAAATCGAAATAATGACCATGACCAATCTAATGAAGAGAAAATATCGCAAGGAGCTGATGAGAATTCATATTTTGAGTGCTTTTAGATTGAGGGTCGTAAATCCAAAATCGAAATAGTGATAAGGACCAATcgctgaaaaggaaaaatatcacaacGAGCTAATTGGacgagaaagtggcgcgagttttttggCCAATAACAGAGTACAGTAAAGGAAACTGAAGCAGTCCAAGATTACTCTCTGCACTCGCTCGTAAATTGTTCTAAAATGCATGATATTTTTATAAAGAATCGGGACCTGGCACCGAGTCATATTTTCCCGCACTTGGCAGCGCACCGTTTACATTTTCTCGCGCTTTGCACCACACCAATCACATGGGTTTCCACCGAGCTCTGTGGTCGCatgtgtcggaaatgagactaaagaatctgctatgttccgaaacttcacgttttattttataaaatcaacttaatctcccgctctctctcaccgttctctgtctttcgctctggtctctctcatttttaaatatataatatgatcctattgttcaatcatctgtcacttatcgcaaaaaatcaaccggaaatcaattaacgctgaataatctctcacacacTCCCCTGTTTTTCTCAACGGAGAAAAACACTAGAATGGCGCGctcgataaaatttgaaattcaatgaacgAAACAGAAAGTTAGTCCAGTATATCAGTTCAGTGTTCCTAAATATCTCTAATCGGCATCAATGTTCGCATCTTGAATGCGATAACGAGCGGCTACCGCTGCGTCCCTCCTGGGCCTGAATGTCGGGGCTAAAGGGTTGAGCTGCAGAGGAGCCTGTACATTCTCCCGATCGCAGGACAGCTCCAGTGGGTAAAGGTGTTGTACCGCCCGTTCAAGTGTTCCTTTCCCCGCTCGAAGTTTGGCAGCTCGAACGATTCCGTCTCGTCCCGAAATCAGATCTTCCACgattccaattttccatttattgcgaTTTCGTTCCTCGTCCTTGATGATGACTACTTCTCCTTTGGCCAAGGGCGTGGTTTGACCCTTGTGTTTCATCCGGTGTCGTTCTCTCAACCCTCGTAAATATTCGGTAGTCCACCTGGTCCACAAAGCCTGCTTGCACCTTCGCAAATATTTAGCTCTTCTACGCAGATCAAATTCTCTTAGATGGTGTGGTTCCAGTTCTGGTAGCTGGTTTGATCGAAGAAATAGCAGTGAGTTAGGGGTAAGCACGGGTAACTGTATGTCGTCTTCGACGTAACATAAAGGGCGATTATTCAAAGCAATCTCCACATCCAGTACCACTTCACACAGCTCTGTCCAGGTCAACATTCCGCATCCGATAGtcttgtttaaagctgtttttaccAGTGCGATGAGGCGCTCGAACTGTCCTCCCCACCAAGCGGCGCGGCTGAGGTTGAATTGCCACTTGATGTTCTCATGTGCTAAGTAATCTTGTGTCTTCTCGTCACGCATAACTTGTTTGAGCCACTTCTCGGCGCCAACAAAGGTTTTGCCATTGTCGGAATATATCTTCTTCGGACGCCCACGGCGCGCGATGAGCCGTTTTAGACTTCTTAGGAATTCACTGGTTGCCAGGTTTGGTAGTACTTCCAGGAATAATCCTCGGGTAAGACTGCACGCGTACAATGCAAGATAGgcctttccttctgttttggCTTGTAAGTCACTTGGTAAGGGCCTATCCCATGCGATCTTCGTGTCGCAGGCATCTCTGTAGAGCATTTTTCCAGAGAGGGTCACGGGTGAAGCCAGACCGAGTGGATCGTAGATTTTTGCGACTTTTCCAAGAATACCTCTTTTTGTCGGCTCAGCGGTTGAAATCGGGAAGCTGACTTGAATTTCgtccttttctttgtcccaggggaCTCCTAGCAGTTTTGATTCGCCCTTTCTGGTTcccagttgttgtttggcgtaACTCTGACTTTCTTCATCTACAGTCGCAGTTTCAACTTCTAGTTCCCGATCGTTGGAATGCCACTTGTGCAGCTTGAAAGTCGCCTCACCAAAGATGGTCGTGGCTGTCATCTTGATTTCTAACGCTCGTTCTGTTGTCTCCCCACCACTGATTAAATCATCCACGTACATACTGCGCTCTATCTCCTCTACTAATTCCGGGTTCACCATTTTGTATCGCTGTAGATGTTCTTTGATAACTGCGGCCAAGAGGAATGGAGACGGTGCCAAGCCAAAAAGTACTCGAGTGAATCGCAAGGTATCTACTTGTTTGCTTGCCAGATCCTTTATCCAATGAAAGCGTAAGGCAACTCGGTCTTCTCTTCGGACGCGAATTTGcaaaaatgcttgttttaagTCGCCAGCTATTGCCACGGGATAGAACCTATTTCGTACCAGCACGTTCCAAAGCTGGTTCTGTAGTGGAGGGCCGATTTCGAGGCACTCGTTGAGTGAGGGGACACTTACATTAGCTCTTGCAGAAGCATCATAAACAATGCGTATCTTTGTAGATTCTGCATTCTCGCGCACGACCGCTTTATGAGGAATGTAGAACTCTTTTCCGTCCTTGACCACCTCGTCAGCGTGTTCTACGATCCCTTGGCTCAGTTGAGTCTGGATAATGTCGTTGTACCTCTCCAGCTCGCCTTGTATCTCTAACTTCCGCACGAGATTTTTGAGACGTTTTAAACTTCCAGTGTGATTGTTCGATAGGGGGGGGTGATTTCCTTTCCAGGGCAAGTTCGTCTCGTACCAGCCTTCTGAACTCCTAGTTAGTTGCTCTTTGAATTCTTCGTAAACGGTTTCCTGGTCTCCACTTGGATTGTCCTTTAACCCCAAGACGTCTAACTTGCACAATTCTTCGTAATCAATTGCGGAGGTCTGCGTTAACAACATGTTGCTGAGATCCAACTCTGTTCCAGGTGACAAGATCGTCCAGCCGAACTTCGTGTATTCTGCTACTGGTTCTCCCGAGCGCCCAACTCTTGGTCTTGCCCCTGTTTTGATCTTAGCGTACTCGTTTGTTCCAAGGATCAGATGAACAGGCAACATCGCTTTCTCGTCGTTATCATTTGTGGCTACGCCCTTCAAGTGAGAAAACTGAGCTACGATTTCTGCGCATTTTGggttttccaatgtcaacaaCTCATTGCGGTCGACTTTGTTTACTTCGGCTTCTAAGGTGAATTTACCATCAACGCTTCGAATTTGTAGGCCATAGATGTCTATCGCTTTGTTTGAAGTACCAAACATCATTTCAATGCGCTTGAATTGTTGACGGATAGGGCGCAAATGTAAACAGTTCAGAAGCGTTGATGAAGCGTAGGAACTTCCGGCTCCTGTATCCAACAATGCTCGGCATTTAACACCGTTCACGTCAACTGTTACCATAGGATACACCACTCCTTTCCTTTCTGCGCTCGTTGTGGTCATCAGCTGGTCTCGCGATGTATGTTTGTCACAGATCGACGTATGATGTCTTCGACTGCAGATCTGGCAGCCAGAACGGCATTTGCACTCAGAAGCACGGTGTCGACTTCCGGTGCAgttaaaacaaagctgtttcAGTCCTAATTGCTTCCTGCGGTCTCCAACTGTCACAAACTTGTCGCAATTCACAGCTCTGTGGTCAGTTGCGTCACAGTAGACGCACCCTCTTTGTGTTGGCGTAGTTTCGTTTGcgtgaaatgttttctcgcgatCGCGGAATTTAGCACCTTGCTTCCCCACATTATCCGCGCCGCTCCCAATGGGGTTGATTTCCTTccaacttttcaaagcttttatcaaCTGTGGGAAGTCCCAGTCCTGCCAGTCCATTTGTCCTCTCACTAGATCTGCTTTTACACCCTTTAGTTTGTCGAGCACACTTCTTACATTTCCAGTGACGTCTttcaatttgcccagtgtctCCAAAGATTGCACATTGTACACGAGCTTCTTGTAAAATTCGTGGATAGGTGCAGGTTGTGTTCCTGTAATGACAGGCAAATTCGCGATGTTCTGGACGTACGCATTCACGATCTCGCTCGTTTTTCCATATTCGCCGATGAGGATATTCTTTGCCCTATCGTAGCCCTCTGTTGTGAAAGGCAGTCCGTCTATCTCCGCTCGAACCTTTGGATCTACCAGCTCTTTTAGGTATGCAAACTTGGTCACAGATGCAAGGTTTGCTTTATcaatttcagcttgaaattTGTTCCAGAACGGCAGCCATGCTTCATACGTCCCattaaactttgtgatctgTAGTTTCGGTAGCTTTGTTGTCCTTTGTTCAGTCTGATTAACCTTCTCAACAGGTTGCTGTTTTGCCTTGGTCTCTTCCAGTTGGCGTTCgaattctagcttcatctcCATTTGCTCTCTTTCGAATTTAAGCTCCTCTTCACGAGCAcgggctttcctttcttcttcgtccTTGTGCTTTCGATGTTCGATCTCTCCATTCGTCTCCACGAGCCATTTTTCTAGTCGCGAAACTTCTTCGTCAGCTTCGGCGATCGGTTCTTCAATGCTGCTGCTCCAACTTCCAACGTCTTCTGCACTTTTCCCGGCCTTGAACATGGTCTGTTCAACCTTTAGTTTAAGCGCGTCTACTTCTTTTACTAATGCTTGTAGGTTGTCGCGATGTCGCGCAACCGCTCCTATGTTTCCCTTTTCCACAATGCCACGTGTTTTTCCATTAGTGTACAGCAACATCTGCAATTTAGCCTCTGCTTCTTTGGTTAGTTCCTCCATGCTTCGCGCGTCCCGTCGGAGGTGCCActgtgtcggaaatgagactaaagaatctgctatgttccgaaacttcacgttttattttataaaatcaacttaatctcccgctctctctcaccgttctctgtctttcgctctggtctctctcatttttaaatatataatatgatcctattgttcaatcatctgtcacttatcgcaaaaaatcaaccggaaatcaattaacgctgaataatctctcacacatGGATGCATGATCATTACTGTCCAATGGTGCCTTCTCCTCCGTTATTTTCTTTGCAGCCGTTGTTTGGCGTCGTCGCCTCACGTGCGCTCTCAATGGCGGTTGTCGTAAGAGACATCTTTCCTCCCAACCTAGTTCTCCTCTTTCGTTCT from Pocillopora verrucosa isolate sample1 chromosome 10, ASM3666991v2, whole genome shotgun sequence includes the following:
- the LOC136284048 gene encoding uncharacterized protein, which encodes MEELTKEAEAKLQMLLYTNGKTRGIVEKGNIGAVARHRDNLQALVKEVDALKLKVEQTMFKAGKSAEDVGSWSSSIEEPIAEADEEVSRLEKWLVETNGEIEHRKHKDEEERKARAREEELKFEREQMEMKLEFERQLEETKAKQQPVEKVNQTEQRTTKLPKLQITKFNGTYEAWLPFWNKFQAEIDKANLASVTKFAYLKELVDPKVRAEIDGLPFTTEGYDRAKNILIGEYGKTSEIVNAYVQNIANLPVITGTQPAPIHEFYKKLVYNVQSLETLGKLKDVTGNVRSVLDKLKGVKADLVRGQMDWQDWDFPQLIKALKSWKEINPIGSGADNVGKQGAKFRDREKTFHANETTPTQRGCVYCDATDHRAVNCDKFVTVGDRRKQLGLKQLCFNCTGSRHRASECKCRSGCQICSRRHHTSICDKHTSRDQLMTTTSAERKGVVYPMVTVDVNGVKCRALLDTGAGSSYASSTLLNCLHLRPIRQQFKRIEMMFGTSNKAIDIYGLQIRSVDGKFTLEAEVNKVDRNELLTLENPKCAEIVAQFSHLKGVATNDNDEKAMLPVHLILGTNEYAKIKTGARPRVGRSGEPVAEYTKFGWTILSPGTELDLSNMLLTQTSAIDYEELCKLDVLGLKDNPSGDQETVYEEFKEQLTRSSEGWYETNLPWKGNHPPLSNNHTGSLKRLKNLVRKLEIQGELERYNDIIQTQLSQGIVEHADEVVKDGKEFYIPHKAVVRENAESTKIRIVYDASARANVSVPSLNECLEIGPPLQNQLWNVLVRNRFYPVAIAGDLKQAFLQIRVRREDRVALRFHWIKDLASKQVDTLRFTRVLFGLAPSPFLLAAVIKEHLQRYKMVNPELVEEIERSMYVDDLISGGETTERALEIKMTATTIFGEATFKLHKWHSNDRELEVETATVDEESQSYAKQQLGTRKGESKLLGVPWDKEKDEIQVSFPISTAEPTKRGILGKVAKIYDPLGLASPVTLSGKMLYRDACDTKIAWDRPLPSDLQAKTEGKAYLALYACSLTRGLFLEVLPNLATSEFLRSLKRLIARRGRPKKIYSDNGKTFVGAEKWLKQVMRDEKTQDYLAHENIKWQFNLSRAAWWGGQFERLIALVKTALNKTIGCGMLTWTELCEVVLDVEIALNNRPLCYVEDDIQLPVLTPNSLLFLRSNQLPELEPHHLREFDLRRRAKYLRRCKQALWTRWTTEYLRGLRERHRMKHKGQTTPLAKGEVVIIKDEERNRNKWKIGIVEDLISGRDGIVRAAKLRAGKGTLERAVQHLYPLELSCDRENVQAPLQLNPLAPTFRPRRDAAVAARYRIQDANIDAD